From a region of the Helianthus annuus cultivar XRQ/B chromosome 5, HanXRQr2.0-SUNRISE, whole genome shotgun sequence genome:
- the LOC110922364 gene encoding omega-3 fatty acid desaturase, chloroplastic: MYIYVDHMFIATNNSQPYTHFLFQRTKHPLHQNLIFFNFIIWVSQMATRILTECGLRPLPKQYPNPRTIIPVSSFPNSISLLPSKKFGPNFSVLKVSTPAGVQIADQDEQQVDELKVQETEFDPGAAPPFTLADIRAAIPKHCWVKDPWRSMSYVLRDVVVVFGLAAVAAYFNNMVVWPLYWFAQGTMFWALFVLGHDCGHGSFSNNAKLNSVVGHLLHSSILVPYHGWRISHRTHHQNHGHVEKDESWHPLSEKIYKSLDMATRMLRFTLPFPMLAYPFYLWGRSPGKKGTHFHPDSDLFLPNERKDVITSTICWSAMAALLVGLSFVMGPLQVFKLYGIPYWGFVMWLDLVTYLHHHGHEDKLPWYRGKEWSYLRGGLTTLDRDYGWINNIHHDIGTHVIHHLFPQIPHYNLVEATEAAKPVLGKYYREPKESWPLPFHLLGLLANSMKKDHYVSDEGDVVYYQADPKLTRGSKQ; encoded by the exons atgtatatatatgtggatCATATGTTCATCGCTACAAACAATTCACAGCCATACACACACTTTCTCTTTCAAAGAACAAAACACCCTTTACATCAAAATCTCATATTTTTCAACTTCATCATTTGGGTATCTCAAATGGCCACAAGGATCCTAACAGAATGCGGTTTAAGACCACTTCCTAAACAATATCCTAATCCAAGAACAATAATACCGGTTTCCAGTTTTCCCAACTCAATCAGTTTATTACCATCAAAAAAATTTGGACCAAATTTTTCCGTACTTAAAGTTAGCACACCGGCGGGTGTCCAGATTGCTGACCAAGATGAACAACAAGTGGATGAGTTGAAAGTTCAAGAAACTGAGTTCGACCCTGGTGCTGCACCACCTTTCACATTGGCTGATATTCGAGCTGCGATCCCAAAACATTGCTGGGTTAAGGACCCGTGGCGGTCCATGAGTTATGTTTTGAgggatgtggtggtggtgtttgggTTGGCAGCGGTGGCGGCTTATTTTAATAATATGGTGGTTTGGCCACTATACTGGTTTGCTCAAGGAACAATGTTTTGGGCTCTCTTTGTTCTTGGTCATGATTG TGGTCATGGAAGCTTTTCTAATAATGCAAAACTCAATAGTGTAGttggtcatcttcttcattcttcAATACTTGTACCCTACCATGGATG GAGAATTAGTCATAGAACTCATCATCAGAACCATGGGCATGTTGAGAAAGATGAATCTTGGCATCCA TTATCTGAGAAGATTTATAAAAGTTTAGACATGGCTACTAGGATGTTGAGGTTTACTCTACCTTTCCCTATGCTTGCATACCCTTTCTATTTG TGGGGTAGAAGTCCAGGAAAGAAAGGCACTCATTTTCACCCAGACAGCGATTTATTTCTtccgaatgaaagaaaagatgTGATCACATCAACTATTTGTTGGTCAGCCATGGCGGCCTTGCTTGTGGGCTTATCCTTTGTTATGGGTCCTCTTCAAGTATTCAAACTCTATGGCATTCCCTATTGG GGTTTTGTTATGTGGCTGGATTTAGTAACCTATTTGCATCATCATGGCCATGAAGACAAACTCCCATGGTACCGCGGCAAG GAATGGAGTTACCTAAGAGGAGGGCTAACAACACTCGATCGCGACTATGGATGGATTAACAACATTCATCATGATATAGGAACCCATGTCATACATCATCTTTTCCCTCAAATCCCACACTATAACTTAGTAGAGGCA ACTGAAGCCGCAAAACCTGTGCTTGGTAAATATTACAGGGAGCCAAAGGAATCATGGCCACTTCCATTCCATTTACTCGGGCTTCTTGCGAATAGTATGAAAAAGGATCATTATGTAAGTGATGAAGGGGATGTTGTTTATTATCAAGCGGACCCGAAGCTCACCCGAGGCTCAAAACAGTGA